In Burkholderia sp. GAS332, one DNA window encodes the following:
- a CDS encoding Phosphoglycerate dehydrogenase, with translation MNANSLVKVAILDDYQNAALTLADWSPLDGRASITVFNDHIAEPDALIERLKPFDIVCVMRERTPLPRAILEKLPELKVIASTGLANAAIDEDAAAALGIAVFHTGYSSTPTIEFTWALILSMARNIPGEHQSLRNGGWQRSVGDELAGKTLGLLGLGRVGSAVGTIGRAFGMNVVAWSQNLTPAAAAEDGVQYVTKDELFSSSDFLSIHVRLSERTHHLVGAAELAKMKPTSRLINTSRGPIVDGTALLDALRTNRIAGAALDVYDVEPLENPHPLRELPNVLATPHIGYVSKELYRTFYGDTVKNIVRWLDENGRRNGE, from the coding sequence ATGAACGCCAATTCTCTCGTCAAGGTCGCGATCCTCGACGACTATCAGAATGCCGCGCTGACTCTTGCGGATTGGTCACCGCTGGATGGCCGCGCAAGCATCACTGTGTTCAATGACCACATCGCTGAGCCCGACGCCCTGATCGAGCGGCTGAAGCCATTCGATATCGTATGCGTGATGCGCGAGCGCACGCCCTTGCCTCGTGCGATCCTCGAGAAACTGCCTGAACTCAAGGTCATTGCGTCCACCGGCCTCGCCAACGCCGCCATCGACGAGGACGCTGCCGCTGCCCTGGGGATTGCCGTGTTCCATACGGGCTATTCCTCCACGCCGACGATCGAGTTCACATGGGCGCTGATTCTCTCCATGGCCCGAAATATTCCTGGGGAACATCAATCGCTGCGCAACGGCGGATGGCAACGCTCGGTGGGCGACGAACTCGCAGGCAAGACACTTGGCCTGCTCGGGCTTGGCCGTGTCGGATCCGCAGTGGGCACAATCGGCCGCGCATTCGGCATGAACGTAGTCGCCTGGAGCCAGAACCTGACGCCCGCGGCCGCCGCGGAAGATGGCGTCCAGTACGTGACGAAAGACGAGTTGTTCTCTAGCTCCGATTTCCTCTCCATTCACGTGCGCCTCAGTGAGCGCACGCATCACCTCGTTGGCGCCGCCGAGCTGGCGAAGATGAAACCGACGAGCCGCCTGATCAATACCTCTCGCGGCCCCATCGTCGACGGTACCGCCCTGCTCGACGCGCTCAGGACGAATCGGATCGCCGGCGCGGCGCTGGACGTCTACGACGTCGAGCCCCTTGAAAATCCTCATCCGTTGCGTGAGCTGCCCAATGTGCTCGCCACGCCGCATATCGGCTATGTGTCGAAGGAGTTGTACCGGACTTTCTACGGCGATACGGTCAAAAACATCGTTCGCTGGCTGGATGAAAACGGACGCCGGAACGGCGAGTAG
- a CDS encoding Signal transduction histidine kinase: MKAISGGIGYLNRVVSDSAKVSDYSVLAVGVIGTVGHPVYWLWWTYVDPQPNENLLMRVLGTAACVLLLLRRFWPASVVRFLPWYYFVTVAYSLPFFFTYYLIAGHYSMLWSMAELGMIFFLIAIFPSFVALSLNLILGIGLAILCARIVIPQSVHVDGHLFLYTYLPVFSFAIFAGLTFSYSNLKGIVAQAKNGALRALAGSIAHEMRNPLSQLRHVLDRMEEALPAATDADPSPALSPDRAALLYRHLAHGQLSIERGLRIIAMTLDEVSAKPIRSDHLTYLSAASITRKALDEYGFADQKERAKVRLAVLEDFTFKVDETVYLFTLFNLIKNALHHIAAHPLATLTLTVDRQTVMVHDTGPGIAPEILPHLFEPFRTAGNAAGTGLGLAYCQRAMRAFGGTIGCRSEVGKFTQFTLQFPVIPASEVADHEQKIFDHATPFFSGKRILVVDNDAGQRARTRRALSKVGADVSEAENGQVALTLLRQPSPCDLVLMDINMPVLDGYTTAEKIRVDHQYPTWNVLIAAYTAEPGNVTRALARRAGMDDMISKSCSVVELITALQTLFENGSRHLQIQRFDGFAGKTILVADDDTYSRLVAKGYLERCGASVVEAEHGPAVLAWLQEGHAIDAIVMDMNMPGMGGVETTASIRVRADAYAKVPIIALTSQSDMEAVQACLAAGMNEVMIKPVQVGSLYASLTRQFAQQRALHAPTQADPAQTSAVHGGQPAPHKEGPLLDEKHLEELVALDLLDQTFLNGIEQIRTTVAQLAASVAVRDLESTHEALHVLLGVSGNIGAKALHQFVRQIYPRVVQGEWPAEADWLARICSLSDHSTPALQTYFDSAKAHRDHRGALSD; this comes from the coding sequence ATGAAAGCCATTTCAGGGGGCATCGGCTATCTCAACCGGGTGGTTTCTGACTCTGCCAAGGTGTCGGACTACAGCGTGTTGGCGGTTGGCGTGATCGGTACAGTTGGACATCCGGTGTACTGGCTGTGGTGGACGTACGTCGACCCTCAACCCAACGAAAACCTGCTGATGCGGGTTCTCGGCACAGCCGCCTGTGTGCTGCTACTGTTGCGCCGTTTCTGGCCCGCTTCGGTTGTGCGCTTCCTGCCGTGGTATTACTTTGTAACGGTAGCCTATTCGCTACCGTTTTTTTTCACTTATTACCTGATCGCCGGGCACTACTCGATGCTCTGGTCCATGGCTGAACTGGGGATGATATTTTTCCTGATCGCCATATTTCCGTCATTCGTTGCATTATCGCTAAATCTGATTCTGGGGATCGGCCTTGCAATCCTGTGTGCCAGGATCGTCATCCCGCAATCGGTTCACGTGGATGGGCATCTGTTTCTCTACACGTATTTGCCGGTTTTCTCATTCGCTATTTTCGCTGGCCTCACGTTCAGTTACAGCAACCTGAAGGGTATCGTCGCGCAGGCAAAAAACGGCGCACTTCGGGCACTCGCAGGCTCGATCGCCCATGAAATGCGCAACCCGCTCAGCCAGCTGAGACACGTTCTGGATCGCATGGAGGAGGCCCTGCCCGCAGCGACTGATGCCGACCCGTCACCGGCCTTGTCGCCCGACAGGGCGGCCTTGCTTTATCGGCATCTCGCCCACGGCCAATTGTCGATTGAGCGAGGCCTGCGCATTATTGCAATGACACTGGACGAAGTCAGTGCGAAACCCATCCGCTCGGATCACCTCACCTATCTCAGCGCGGCGAGCATCACGCGTAAAGCGCTGGACGAATACGGCTTCGCCGATCAGAAGGAGCGCGCCAAGGTCAGACTCGCGGTGCTGGAGGATTTCACTTTCAAGGTCGACGAAACCGTCTATCTGTTCACGCTGTTCAATCTGATCAAGAATGCACTCCATCATATTGCAGCACATCCTTTAGCGACGCTCACGCTCACAGTCGACCGACAAACGGTCATGGTTCATGACACCGGACCCGGCATTGCGCCCGAGATCCTGCCGCATCTGTTCGAGCCGTTCCGTACTGCGGGTAACGCGGCGGGTACCGGGCTCGGACTCGCCTATTGCCAACGCGCGATGCGCGCCTTCGGCGGCACGATCGGCTGCCGCTCGGAAGTCGGGAAATTTACGCAGTTCACGCTGCAATTCCCCGTCATCCCGGCGAGCGAAGTTGCAGACCATGAGCAGAAGATTTTTGACCACGCCACACCATTTTTTAGCGGCAAACGCATTCTTGTCGTAGACAACGACGCTGGCCAGCGGGCGAGAACCCGTCGCGCGTTGTCGAAGGTGGGCGCCGACGTAAGCGAAGCGGAAAACGGGCAGGTGGCGCTGACCCTGCTTCGACAGCCCTCCCCTTGCGACCTCGTATTGATGGACATCAATATGCCGGTTCTGGATGGCTACACGACCGCCGAGAAAATCCGCGTCGACCATCAGTATCCGACCTGGAACGTTCTGATCGCAGCCTATACGGCGGAGCCGGGCAATGTGACACGCGCCCTCGCCCGAAGAGCCGGCATGGACGACATGATCAGCAAATCCTGCAGCGTGGTGGAATTGATCACTGCTCTCCAGACGCTCTTCGAAAACGGCAGTCGGCACCTTCAGATCCAGCGATTCGACGGGTTCGCAGGCAAAACGATCCTGGTGGCGGACGACGACACCTACAGCAGGCTGGTTGCCAAAGGTTATCTGGAGCGATGCGGCGCGAGCGTCGTCGAGGCCGAACATGGGCCGGCCGTGCTGGCCTGGCTGCAGGAGGGCCACGCCATCGATGCGATCGTCATGGATATGAATATGCCGGGAATGGGCGGCGTAGAAACGACTGCGTCGATTCGCGTTCGTGCTGACGCGTATGCCAAAGTGCCCATCATTGCCCTGACCAGCCAATCCGATATGGAAGCCGTGCAGGCATGCCTCGCTGCGGGCATGAACGAGGTCATGATCAAGCCCGTTCAGGTCGGCTCCCTCTATGCCAGCCTTACAAGACAGTTTGCCCAGCAACGTGCCTTGCATGCGCCAACGCAGGCGGATCCAGCACAGACGTCCGCTGTTCACGGCGGCCAGCCTGCGCCACACAAGGAAGGACCGCTGCTCGACGAGAAACACCTCGAAGAACTGGTGGCGCTCGATTTGCTGGACCAGACCTTCCTCAATGGCATTGAGCAGATTCGCACGACGGTGGCGCAACTCGCTGCCAGCGTGGCGGTCCGCGACCTTGAATCGACCCACGAAGCCTTACACGTCCTTCTTGGCGTCAGCGGCAATATCGGCGCAAAGGCCCTACATCAGTTCGTGCGGCAGATCTATCCTCGAGTGGTGCAAGGCGAATGGCCGGCGGAGGCCGACTGGCTGGCGCGAATCTGCTCGTTGAGTGACCATTCAACCCCCGCGTTGCAGACCTATTTCGATTCGGCCAAAGCGCATCGCGATCATCGGGGCGCGCTAAGCGATTGA
- a CDS encoding histidinol-phosphate aminotransferase, whose product MRDTRETALRLPAHIRATKPYQPGKPIEALAREIGVQPDAIVKLASNENPLGMSAAARAVLMDTGAELARYPDNDCHALLDALSRRFDVPADCLVPGNGSECVLGLAATAFLEPGRHAVYAQYSFQAFVNAVQRTGASHKVVPAHNYGCDLDAMLAALDDNTALVYLANPGNPTGSFVSGTALERFIAAVPSHIPVLLDEAYSEYLPLDDRYDSLAWVQRFPNLIVTRTFSKAYGLAGLRVGYGVAQPPLAALLNRIRPAFVVTALAERAAVAALNDEAFLAHSCAENHKGLAQLYAGFDSLGLHYLRSRANFVLVQVGDAAAVNTRLLRQGVIVRPVGVYGLPEWLRISVGTEAENTRCLAALRAAMEA is encoded by the coding sequence ATGCGTGATACCCGCGAAACAGCACTGCGACTGCCGGCGCACATCCGCGCGACGAAACCGTATCAGCCGGGTAAGCCGATCGAAGCGTTGGCGCGTGAAATAGGCGTTCAGCCCGACGCGATCGTCAAGCTGGCCTCAAACGAAAATCCGCTGGGCATGAGCGCCGCGGCCCGTGCTGTTCTGATGGATACCGGCGCCGAACTGGCCCGCTATCCCGACAACGATTGCCATGCGTTGCTCGATGCGTTGTCGCGCAGGTTCGACGTGCCTGCCGACTGCCTGGTGCCGGGCAACGGTTCGGAGTGCGTGCTTGGATTAGCCGCAACGGCATTTCTTGAACCCGGCCGTCATGCAGTCTATGCGCAGTACTCGTTCCAGGCGTTCGTCAACGCCGTGCAACGCACCGGCGCCTCACACAAGGTGGTGCCGGCACACAACTACGGCTGTGACCTGGATGCGATGCTCGCCGCCCTCGACGACAATACTGCACTTGTCTACCTCGCCAATCCAGGCAATCCGACCGGCTCGTTCGTGTCGGGCACCGCACTGGAGCGCTTCATTGCTGCCGTGCCGAGCCACATCCCCGTGCTGCTCGACGAGGCGTATAGCGAGTATTTGCCGCTCGACGATCGCTATGACAGTCTGGCGTGGGTCCAGCGCTTTCCCAATCTGATTGTGACCCGAACGTTTTCGAAAGCGTATGGACTGGCCGGGCTGCGAGTTGGATACGGTGTTGCGCAACCGCCGTTGGCGGCATTGCTGAACCGCATCAGACCTGCCTTTGTGGTGACGGCGCTGGCAGAGCGCGCAGCGGTCGCGGCGCTCAATGACGAGGCCTTTCTTGCACATAGTTGTGCTGAAAACCACAAGGGGCTTGCCCAACTCTATGCGGGCTTCGACTCGCTAGGCTTGCATTACCTGCGCTCGCGCGCGAACTTCGTTCTGGTTCAGGTAGGCGATGCGGCTGCTGTCAATACAAGGTTATTGCGTCAGGGTGTGATCGTACGACCGGTAGGGGTTTATGGCCTGCCGGAGTGGCTGAGGATTTCGGTCGGCACCGAAGCGGAGAACACACGATGTCTGGCTGCATTGAGAGCGGCGATGGAAGCTTGA
- a CDS encoding ChrR Cupin-like domain-containing protein: MTNTTERKPDERAIPYQLPQPPDMSPDIVHSGILDTWLEDDNLWVPMTPTVSFKPLLLSASQGYYVNLLRVRQSGVLSRHRHTGPVHAIVLRGRWYYLEHDWVAEQGGYAHEPAGETHTLYVPEDVTEMITWFHVTGGYTYVDPEGTAVGYEDVFTKIEAARKHYEAIGLGADYVKQFIR; the protein is encoded by the coding sequence ATGACCAACACAACTGAAAGAAAGCCTGATGAGCGTGCTATCCCTTATCAGCTGCCTCAACCCCCTGACATGTCACCCGACATCGTGCATTCGGGCATTCTCGACACGTGGCTGGAGGACGATAATCTTTGGGTGCCGATGACGCCGACTGTTTCGTTCAAGCCGCTGCTGCTCAGCGCCAGCCAGGGCTACTACGTCAATCTACTTAGAGTGCGCCAGTCCGGCGTGCTCTCCCGTCACCGCCATACCGGGCCTGTCCACGCGATCGTTCTGAGAGGCAGATGGTATTACCTCGAGCACGACTGGGTTGCGGAGCAGGGTGGCTACGCACACGAGCCGGCCGGCGAGACGCACACCTTGTATGTGCCCGAGGACGTCACAGAGATGATCACGTGGTTCCACGTCACGGGTGGGTACACCTACGTCGATCCCGAAGGCACAGCAGTGGGATACGAAGATGTGTTCACGAAAATCGAAGCGGCTCGCAAGCATTACGAAGCGATCGGCCTCGGCGCCGACTACGTGAAGCAATTCATTCGCTAA
- a CDS encoding transposase, IS5 family, which translates to MGPKTPVAEGDFFRQPLREQINLKHPLIRLADLISWERLGASMSESFVSRKGRPASSPRLIAGLLYLQHAFDLSDEEVVWQWVENPYWQVFTGETYLQTEPPIDPSSLTRWRKRLGEAGVEELLAETIEAAKRAGVIKASSVKRVIVDTTVMEKAIAHPTDSRLLERCREHLVKAAARHGLKLRQNYNREAPRLGLQIGRYAHAKQYKRMRKALRTLRSRVGRVMRDVERQVAQVADPGRAALMELIGRTKRILAQKPKDKNKLYALHAPEVECLAKGKARKPYEFGVKVSITTTHKEGLVVGMRSMPGNPYDGHTLAEELEQAAILCDATPEVAIVDRGYKGVSVDGVKIYHPGLRRGITRGLRAMIRRRSAIEPAIGHMKTDGKLDRNWLKGALGDAMHAVLCGAGHNLRMILRTLRLFCVFVLAALLNRCIAADVTA; encoded by the coding sequence ATGGGTCCGAAGACGCCTGTAGCGGAGGGAGATTTCTTCCGGCAACCGCTGCGCGAACAGATCAACCTGAAGCACCCGTTGATACGTTTGGCCGACCTGATCAGTTGGGAACGATTGGGCGCATCGATGAGCGAGAGCTTCGTATCACGCAAGGGTCGACCAGCGAGCTCGCCGCGCCTGATTGCGGGGCTGCTGTACTTGCAGCATGCGTTCGATCTGTCCGACGAAGAGGTCGTCTGGCAATGGGTGGAGAACCCGTACTGGCAGGTGTTCACGGGCGAAACGTACCTGCAGACGGAGCCTCCGATCGACCCGTCGAGCCTGACGCGATGGCGCAAGCGACTGGGCGAAGCCGGTGTCGAAGAGTTGCTTGCCGAGACGATCGAAGCGGCAAAACGTGCCGGCGTGATCAAGGCCTCAAGCGTGAAGCGGGTGATTGTAGACACGACGGTCATGGAGAAAGCGATCGCCCATCCAACCGATTCGCGCCTGCTCGAGCGGTGTCGCGAACATCTGGTGAAGGCCGCGGCGCGACACGGCCTGAAACTGAGGCAGAACTACAACCGGGAGGCGCCGCGTCTGGGGCTGCAGATTGGCCGCTACGCTCACGCGAAGCAGTACAAGCGCATGAGGAAAGCACTGCGCACGCTGCGTTCACGCGTTGGACGGGTGATGCGCGATGTGGAGCGGCAGGTCGCCCAGGTGGCAGACCCAGGCCGTGCTGCATTAATGGAGCTGATTGGCCGCACGAAGCGCATCCTGGCGCAGAAACCGAAAGACAAGAACAAGCTTTATGCGCTACACGCGCCTGAAGTCGAGTGTCTGGCCAAAGGCAAGGCCCGCAAGCCGTACGAGTTCGGCGTGAAGGTGTCGATCACGACGACCCACAAGGAAGGATTGGTGGTTGGCATGCGCTCGATGCCGGGCAATCCGTACGATGGTCATACGCTGGCTGAAGAGCTGGAACAGGCGGCAATCCTGTGCGACGCCACGCCGGAAGTTGCCATCGTCGACCGTGGCTACAAGGGTGTCTCGGTCGACGGCGTGAAGATCTACCACCCGGGCTTGCGGCGGGGCATCACACGTGGACTACGCGCAATGATCAGACGGCGAAGTGCAATCGAGCCAGCCATCGGCCACATGAAGACAGACGGGAAACTCGATCGAAACTGGCTCAAAGGTGCGCTGGGCGACGCGATGCACGCGGTACTGTGCGGCGCTGGCCATAACCTCCGGATGATCCTGAGGACGCTGCGGCTTTTTTGCGTCTTCGTTCTCGCTGCTTTGCTCAATCGCTGCATTGCCGCCGACGTGACGGCGTGA
- a CDS encoding 3-oxoacyl-[acyl-carrier-protein] synthase III translates to MLIKNVAVSLPSKIVTNEEVIDMIRFHSTEYEGDIDRGMRTIKTLLDRSGLVNRRWCESHETPIDHVAMATRKALSETYLKPEHIELFIFVGIGRGFLEPGNSHMMASTLGFINAECFDVVDACMSWTRAMAIVDSLFKSGQYRNAMIVNAEFNMLAGGPLYPGNFALKNQAQIEYTLPSFTIGEAATATLLLAKEPDNFSFAFRAKPVVSDLCTIPIPGYEGYCHPSERIGKNGEMRFTSFGHELHKNSDELSAVLTKLPVPKKDIDIVFTHASSKAAWHGYGAKVGIEDKMYHIYPETGNLVSASIPAAISLAKDSGKLKRGDTVLCWVGSAGMSFNVSSFKF, encoded by the coding sequence ATGCTCATTAAGAATGTAGCAGTCAGCCTGCCCTCCAAAATCGTTACGAACGAGGAAGTCATCGATATGATTCGATTCCACTCTACGGAGTACGAGGGCGACATCGATAGGGGGATGCGCACCATCAAGACGCTGCTCGACAGGAGCGGACTGGTCAACCGGCGCTGGTGTGAAAGCCACGAGACGCCGATTGATCACGTGGCGATGGCTACGCGCAAGGCGCTCTCAGAAACGTATCTGAAGCCGGAGCATATCGAGCTGTTTATTTTTGTCGGTATCGGACGAGGATTCCTTGAGCCGGGTAACAGCCACATGATGGCCAGCACACTCGGATTCATCAATGCCGAATGCTTCGACGTGGTTGACGCCTGTATGAGTTGGACCAGGGCGATGGCAATCGTCGACAGTCTCTTCAAGTCTGGTCAGTACAGAAACGCCATGATTGTGAATGCCGAGTTCAATATGCTTGCAGGTGGTCCACTCTATCCGGGGAATTTTGCGTTGAAGAACCAGGCTCAGATCGAATATACCTTACCGTCGTTCACGATAGGTGAGGCGGCGACCGCTACCCTGCTCCTCGCAAAGGAGCCGGATAACTTCAGCTTCGCTTTTCGCGCGAAACCGGTAGTATCGGACCTGTGCACAATCCCCATTCCGGGCTACGAAGGGTATTGTCACCCATCCGAGCGGATCGGGAAAAACGGCGAAATGCGTTTCACATCATTTGGCCATGAGCTTCACAAGAATTCGGATGAGCTGTCTGCGGTGCTGACCAAACTGCCTGTTCCAAAGAAAGACATCGATATTGTCTTCACCCACGCATCCTCCAAGGCAGCGTGGCACGGCTATGGGGCAAAGGTAGGGATCGAGGACAAGATGTATCACATCTATCCGGAGACCGGAAATCTCGTTTCGGCCTCGATCCCAGCTGCCATCTCACTGGCAAAGGACAGCGGGAAGCTGAAGCGAGGAGACACGGTATTATGCTGGGTCGGCAGCGCCGGCATGTCATTCAACGTTAGCAGCTTCAAATTCTGA
- a CDS encoding N-ethylmaleimide reductase, with translation MCQVPAIPTTVFAAQSLTPQGFEDCSGPTTDATAVSQLGIAYVDAPGIYTEEQVKGWKRVIDAVHARGARIFLQMWHAGRQAHPANTGGVTPVAPSALRSLEHAAIRDEDGQITEAELILPRPLETAEIPAIVEQFRRGAELAKQAGFDGVELHAANGYLFEQFLLDGTNHRDDAYGGSIENRARFLFDTLDAVVSVWGGGRVAVRLSPSGTYGTMSDSNPHATFGHVAARLNEYELAYLHVIEPRIRGIVEKETTDADVSSKDIRRIYTGTIVAAGGFTGESAEEIIVDGHADLVAFGRMFIANPDLPQRLRTGAPLNRYDRSTFYGGDAPGYTDYKSLSEEVAA, from the coding sequence ATGTGCCAGGTTCCTGCAATTCCCACAACCGTATTTGCGGCTCAAAGCCTCACACCGCAAGGCTTTGAAGATTGTTCAGGTCCGACTACCGATGCAACGGCGGTGTCCCAGCTTGGGATCGCTTACGTTGACGCGCCCGGGATCTACACCGAGGAACAGGTCAAGGGCTGGAAGCGCGTGATCGATGCCGTTCACGCCAGGGGCGCCCGCATTTTCCTGCAGATGTGGCACGCGGGCCGTCAGGCGCATCCGGCCAATACCGGGGGTGTCACGCCGGTTGCGCCGTCGGCGTTGCGTTCGCTCGAGCACGCTGCGATTCGCGACGAAGATGGCCAGATCACCGAAGCGGAACTGATCCTTCCGCGCCCCCTCGAAACCGCCGAGATTCCCGCCATTGTCGAGCAGTTCCGGCGCGGCGCCGAGCTCGCGAAGCAGGCCGGATTCGACGGCGTCGAGCTCCACGCCGCCAACGGCTATCTGTTCGAGCAATTCCTGCTCGACGGGACGAACCATCGCGATGACGCGTATGGCGGGTCAATCGAAAACCGCGCGCGCTTCCTCTTCGATACGCTCGATGCGGTCGTTTCCGTGTGGGGGGGCGGCCGCGTGGCCGTCCGGCTTTCGCCGAGCGGCACTTACGGCACGATGTCCGATAGCAATCCGCACGCAACGTTCGGTCATGTGGCGGCGCGGCTGAACGAGTATGAGCTTGCCTACTTGCACGTGATTGAACCGCGCATTCGCGGCATCGTGGAAAAGGAAACGACCGACGCCGACGTTTCTTCGAAGGACATTCGCCGGATCTACACAGGCACGATCGTTGCCGCTGGTGGCTTCACGGGTGAGAGCGCGGAGGAGATCATTGTCGATGGCCACGCGGACCTCGTCGCCTTTGGCCGGATGTTCATCGCCAACCCGGATCTTCCGCAGCGGCTGCGCACCGGTGCGCCGCTCAATCGATACGATCGTTCGACGTTCTACGGTGGCGATGCGCCGGGCTATACCGACTACAAGTCGCTGTCCGAGGAAGTCGCGGCCTGA
- a CDS encoding 3-(4-hydroxyphenyl)acrylonitrile synthase, with the protein MKIRAMNMGFGAHVEEADLSALTQDDVDGLRTALLEHGLLVVRNQKLSPAGQVRMSEVFGALETFPSGDGQLADYPQIFRVASRPDEGHTNVGRYWHSDGSFRAEATPISIWYLVAQPDHGGETLFADLREAYTALPDERKPAIDGLITLHRNGIKHPLVVRHPATREPSLYFNVGLTGGVVGYTPEQFMALRTDLNEHLSRAGAAYVHRWREGDVVIADNFRVAHRATPISVDQHRILDRTTIRADGVYWGNAQI; encoded by the coding sequence ATGAAGATCAGAGCAATGAATATGGGCTTTGGCGCGCACGTCGAGGAAGCCGACCTGAGCGCGTTGACGCAAGACGACGTGGACGGGTTGCGTACGGCGCTTCTCGAGCATGGCTTGCTGGTCGTCCGGAATCAGAAGCTTTCACCTGCTGGGCAGGTCAGAATGTCGGAGGTCTTTGGGGCGCTCGAGACGTTTCCGTCGGGCGATGGACAGTTGGCCGACTATCCGCAGATCTTTCGCGTGGCCAGCCGCCCCGACGAAGGTCATACGAATGTTGGCCGCTACTGGCATTCCGATGGTTCGTTCCGTGCTGAGGCCACGCCTATCTCGATCTGGTATCTGGTCGCGCAACCGGACCATGGTGGCGAGACGCTTTTTGCCGATCTGCGGGAGGCGTACACGGCGTTGCCGGATGAGAGGAAGCCCGCAATCGACGGCCTCATTACGCTGCATCGAAACGGGATAAAACATCCGCTCGTCGTCCGGCATCCTGCGACACGCGAGCCGTCGCTTTACTTCAACGTCGGGCTTACCGGCGGCGTCGTGGGCTACACGCCCGAACAGTTCATGGCGTTGCGGACCGATCTGAACGAACACCTCTCCCGTGCAGGTGCGGCTTACGTCCATCGCTGGCGTGAAGGCGATGTCGTCATTGCCGACAACTTCCGGGTCGCCCATCGCGCCACGCCGATCTCGGTGGATCAGCATCGCATTCTGGATCGAACGACGATACGGGCGGATGGCGTGTATTGGGGCAACGCACAGATCTGA
- a CDS encoding alkylhydroperoxidase AhpD family core domain-containing protein, whose protein sequence is MSTFPSYTIDTAPAASKPALEDAKKTFGFVPNLQSHMAESPELLAGYSALWDLFARSTLTPHEQQVVYLTSNFENNCHYCMAGHSALARMIKMDPAVIAALRDGAPLPDPKLEALHRFTTIVVRERGFASDADVEAFLAAGFTRQNVLEVILGVATKVMSNYTNHVVHTQYDPFMKGNEWTKPVTSAA, encoded by the coding sequence ATGAGCACGTTCCCGTCGTACACGATTGATACCGCACCGGCCGCTTCGAAACCCGCCCTCGAAGACGCGAAAAAGACCTTCGGCTTTGTGCCGAACCTCCAGTCTCACATGGCCGAATCGCCCGAGCTCCTTGCCGGCTACTCCGCCCTCTGGGACCTCTTTGCGAGAAGTACGCTGACTCCGCATGAGCAGCAGGTCGTCTACCTGACCTCGAACTTCGAAAACAATTGCCATTACTGTATGGCCGGCCATTCGGCACTTGCCCGGATGATCAAGATGGATCCCGCGGTCATCGCGGCGCTGCGTGATGGCGCGCCTCTGCCTGATCCGAAGCTTGAAGCCCTGCATCGCTTCACGACGATTGTCGTGCGCGAACGCGGCTTTGCTTCTGATGCGGATGTCGAGGCATTTCTCGCCGCCGGCTTCACGCGCCAGAATGTGCTTGAAGTGATCCTCGGCGTTGCCACGAAGGTCATGAGCAACTATACGAACCACGTCGTCCATACGCAGTACGACCCGTTCATGAAGGGCAACGAGTGGACCAAGCCGGTCACGTCCGCCGCTTGA